From a region of the Salvelinus alpinus chromosome 2, SLU_Salpinus.1, whole genome shotgun sequence genome:
- the pecam1b gene encoding platelet endothelial cell adhesion molecule isoform X5, with protein sequence MWELQQPSVRMVTRLLLLTSVLLSTCQVAESQALFTGVTLTLEPSNDVSQGTNVTVRCQAVVSSSGFLNRKYTIYKDNAEVHTESITTAEDLIYSLRMARVANTGKYKCKVNIQDKELSSKSEKLTVTGLQTPVLSVDKRVFSEGEEVTVRCKAPEESGTIVFYFYKDSKELYEEMGNANQVETRLRFNNAGDHRLHCDYRVILLPDSVPSTASNNVVVTVKELFITPVISVRPHGSMIIEGDILDISCSVSGNLQNSSGLKVYLNKGQNLLSTGQSKANHSIRALAEHSGEFQCTLEMGNVVKQVTENVTITELFSQPVLTMYPTEVFEREKFTLTCRSTNYSSDRIRASDVKYSIYKDNYTLTPGSFNGIYVVPGVVRNSSGIYSCKADARMISKYSAKLPVHAKVLVSKPTLTAIGRVVVGKPFQVRCHSDRGSLPIEYTLWKKYSEVNSTTVQQPHHQAIFPITVQHYSDMQDYKCEARNNPKIDTVVSNKLNTTVIVPLFNPGLSVVPDLLEVTEGNEMYLICGVEGSPPVTFKWYRRGNVQPLFIANSTQSSESLQIKGVGNEHSGTYYCEAINYANMVRSQPVTVDVKMAMWKKGLIVACCLLVVAVLVLACVLRYNSKRGKRENAAELSVLRALNQMTL encoded by the exons ATGTGGGAGCTCCAGCAGCCCTCAGTCAGGATGGTCACCCGACTACTACTGCTAACCTCCGTACTCCTCTCCACCT GCCAAGTGGCGGAATCGCAGGCAT TGTTCACAGGTGTCACCCTGACTCTCGAGCCCAGCAACGACGTCTCCCAGGGTACCAACGTGACGGTACGCTGCCAGGCCGTGGTCAGCAGCTCTGGGTTCCTGAACCGTAAATACACCATCTACAAGGACAACGCCGAGGTGCACACGGAGAGCATCACCACCGCAGAGGACCTAATCTACTCTCTGCGCATGGCCAGAGTGGCCAACACTGGGAAGTACAAATGCAAGGTGAACATACAGGACAAGGAGCTAAGCAGCAAGTCTGAGAAACTGACTGTGACAG GCCTGCAGACGCCAGTCCTCAGCGTCGACAAGCGTGTGTTCagcgagggagaggaggtgaCCGTTAGGTGTAAGGCCCCTGAGGAGTCCGGCACTATCGTCTTCTACTTCTACAAGGATTCCAAAGAGCTCTATGAGGAGATGGGCAACGCCAACCAG GTGGAGACTAGGCTGCGATTCAACAACGCTGGCGACCACAGGCTACACTGTGACTACAGGGTCATACTGCTGCCAGACTCGGTCCCGTCCACTGCCAGCAACAATGTGGTGGTCACTGTAAAAG AGCTGTTCATCACACCTGTAATCTCTGTCCGACCACACGGATCAATGATCATCGAAGGGGACATTCTGGACATCTCCTGCAGTGTCAGTGGTAACCTCCAGAACAGCTCCGGGCTCAAAGTCTACCTGAACAAGGGACAGAATCTGCTGAGTACTGGTCAAAGTAAAGCCAACCACAGCATAAGAGCCCTGGCCGAGCACTCTGGGGAGTTTCAGTGCACTTTGGAGATGGGAAATGTAGTCAAGCAAGTGACGGAAAACGTGACGATTACAG AACTGTTTTCCCAGCCAGTTCTGACCATGTATCCGACAGAGGTCTTTGAAAGGGAGAAATTCACGTTAACCTGCAGGAGTACCAACTACTCCTCTGACAGAATCAGAGCTTCGGATGTGAAGTACTCCATTTACAAGGACAATTACACACTGACGCCGGGCAGCTTCAATGGGATATATGTTGTCCCCGGGGTGGTACGGAACTCGAGTGGGATTTATTCATGTAAAGCAGATGCCAGGATGATCTCCAAGTACAGTGCAAAGCTGCCTGTCCATGCAAAAG TTCTTGTCAGTAAACCGACGTTAACGGCCATTGGCAGAGTGGTTGTGGGAAAGCCCTTCCAGGTACGCTGTCACTCAGACCGAGGCAGCCTACCCATCGAGTACACCTTGTGGAAGAAGTATTCTGAGGTTAACTCGACCACCGTGCAGCAGCCGCACCATCAGGCCATCTTCCCCATCACCGTCCAGCACTACAGCGACATGCAGGACTATAAATGCGAGGCGCGGAACAACCCCAAAATTGACACGGTGGTCAGCAACAAACTCAACACCACAGTCATAG TGCCTCTGTTCAATCCAGGACTCAGCGTCGTCCCAGATCTGTTGGAGGTCACAGAGGGAAATGAGATGTACCTGATCTGTGGGGTGGAAGGTTCCCCGCCCGTCACCTTTAAGTGGTACCGACGTGGGAACGTCCAGCCGCTTTTCATCGCCAACTCAACCCAATCCAGCGAGTCCCTCCAGATCAAAGGAGTGGGGAATGAGCACAGTGGCACCTACTACTGCGAGGCTATCAACTACGCTAACATGGTCCGGAGTCAGCCAGTCACCGTAGATG tgaaGATGGCAATGTGGAAGAAAGGTTTGATCGTGGCCTGCTGTCTGCTAGTGGTGGCTGTCCTAGTCCTCGCCTGCGTGCTGCGCTACAATTccaagagag GTAAAAGAGAGAACGCAGCTGAACTGTCAGT CCTTCGAGCCCTAAATCAGATGACTCTCTAA
- the pecam1b gene encoding platelet endothelial cell adhesion molecule isoform X3, whose product MWELQQPSVRMVTRLLLLTSVLLSTCQVAESQALFTGVTLTLEPSNDVSQGTNVTVRCQAVVSSSGFLNRKYTIYKDNAEVHTESITTAEDLIYSLRMARVANTGKYKCKVNIQDKELSSKSEKLTVTGLQTPVLSVDKRVFSEGEEVTVRCKAPEESGTIVFYFYKDSKELYEEMGNANQVETRLRFNNAGDHRLHCDYRVILLPDSVPSTASNNVVVTVKELFITPVISVRPHGSMIIEGDILDISCSVSGNLQNSSGLKVYLNKGQNLLSTGQSKANHSIRALAEHSGEFQCTLEMGNVVKQVTENVTITELFSQPVLTMYPTEVFEREKFTLTCRSTNYSSDRIRASDVKYSIYKDNYTLTPGSFNGIYVVPGVVRNSSGIYSCKADARMISKYSAKLPVHAKVLVSKPTLTAIGRVVVGKPFQVRCHSDRGSLPIEYTLWKKYSEVNSTTVQQPHHQAIFPITVQHYSDMQDYKCEARNNPKIDTVVSNKLNTTVIVPLFNPGLSVVPDLLEVTEGNEMYLICGVEGSPPVTFKWYRRGNVQPLFIANSTQSSESLQIKGVGNEHSGTYYCEAINYANMVRSQPVTVDVKMAMWKKGLIVACCLLVVAVLVLACVLRYNSKRGKRENAAELSVKPSSPKSDDSLTVSLTHSTMEVYNPPEDAAPPFDGMEGRATNGTRDSVASLPAGISNRSSYSLPATV is encoded by the exons ATGTGGGAGCTCCAGCAGCCCTCAGTCAGGATGGTCACCCGACTACTACTGCTAACCTCCGTACTCCTCTCCACCT GCCAAGTGGCGGAATCGCAGGCAT TGTTCACAGGTGTCACCCTGACTCTCGAGCCCAGCAACGACGTCTCCCAGGGTACCAACGTGACGGTACGCTGCCAGGCCGTGGTCAGCAGCTCTGGGTTCCTGAACCGTAAATACACCATCTACAAGGACAACGCCGAGGTGCACACGGAGAGCATCACCACCGCAGAGGACCTAATCTACTCTCTGCGCATGGCCAGAGTGGCCAACACTGGGAAGTACAAATGCAAGGTGAACATACAGGACAAGGAGCTAAGCAGCAAGTCTGAGAAACTGACTGTGACAG GCCTGCAGACGCCAGTCCTCAGCGTCGACAAGCGTGTGTTCagcgagggagaggaggtgaCCGTTAGGTGTAAGGCCCCTGAGGAGTCCGGCACTATCGTCTTCTACTTCTACAAGGATTCCAAAGAGCTCTATGAGGAGATGGGCAACGCCAACCAG GTGGAGACTAGGCTGCGATTCAACAACGCTGGCGACCACAGGCTACACTGTGACTACAGGGTCATACTGCTGCCAGACTCGGTCCCGTCCACTGCCAGCAACAATGTGGTGGTCACTGTAAAAG AGCTGTTCATCACACCTGTAATCTCTGTCCGACCACACGGATCAATGATCATCGAAGGGGACATTCTGGACATCTCCTGCAGTGTCAGTGGTAACCTCCAGAACAGCTCCGGGCTCAAAGTCTACCTGAACAAGGGACAGAATCTGCTGAGTACTGGTCAAAGTAAAGCCAACCACAGCATAAGAGCCCTGGCCGAGCACTCTGGGGAGTTTCAGTGCACTTTGGAGATGGGAAATGTAGTCAAGCAAGTGACGGAAAACGTGACGATTACAG AACTGTTTTCCCAGCCAGTTCTGACCATGTATCCGACAGAGGTCTTTGAAAGGGAGAAATTCACGTTAACCTGCAGGAGTACCAACTACTCCTCTGACAGAATCAGAGCTTCGGATGTGAAGTACTCCATTTACAAGGACAATTACACACTGACGCCGGGCAGCTTCAATGGGATATATGTTGTCCCCGGGGTGGTACGGAACTCGAGTGGGATTTATTCATGTAAAGCAGATGCCAGGATGATCTCCAAGTACAGTGCAAAGCTGCCTGTCCATGCAAAAG TTCTTGTCAGTAAACCGACGTTAACGGCCATTGGCAGAGTGGTTGTGGGAAAGCCCTTCCAGGTACGCTGTCACTCAGACCGAGGCAGCCTACCCATCGAGTACACCTTGTGGAAGAAGTATTCTGAGGTTAACTCGACCACCGTGCAGCAGCCGCACCATCAGGCCATCTTCCCCATCACCGTCCAGCACTACAGCGACATGCAGGACTATAAATGCGAGGCGCGGAACAACCCCAAAATTGACACGGTGGTCAGCAACAAACTCAACACCACAGTCATAG TGCCTCTGTTCAATCCAGGACTCAGCGTCGTCCCAGATCTGTTGGAGGTCACAGAGGGAAATGAGATGTACCTGATCTGTGGGGTGGAAGGTTCCCCGCCCGTCACCTTTAAGTGGTACCGACGTGGGAACGTCCAGCCGCTTTTCATCGCCAACTCAACCCAATCCAGCGAGTCCCTCCAGATCAAAGGAGTGGGGAATGAGCACAGTGGCACCTACTACTGCGAGGCTATCAACTACGCTAACATGGTCCGGAGTCAGCCAGTCACCGTAGATG tgaaGATGGCAATGTGGAAGAAAGGTTTGATCGTGGCCTGCTGTCTGCTAGTGGTGGCTGTCCTAGTCCTCGCCTGCGTGCTGCGCTACAATTccaagagag GTAAAAGAGAGAACGCAGCTGAACTGTCAGT AAAGCCTTCGAGCCCTAAATCAGATGACTCTCTAACAGTGAGTCTTACCCACAGCACTATGGAGGTTTATAACCCGCCCGAAG ACGCAGCGCCACCCTTTGACGGCATGGAGGGGAGAGCGACCAATGGGACGCGAGATAGTGTGGCATCACTTCCTGCTGGCATCAGCAACAGGAGCAGCTACAGTCTCCCAGCAACAGTGTAG
- the pecam1b gene encoding platelet endothelial cell adhesion molecule isoform X6: MWELQQPSVRMVTRLLLLTSVLLSTCQVAESQALFTGVTLTLEPSNDVSQGTNVTVRCQAVVSSSGFLNRKYTIYKDNAEVHTESITTAEDLIYSLRMARVANTGKYKCKVNIQDKELSSKSEKLTVTGLQTPVLSVDKRVFSEGEEVTVRCKAPEESGTIVFYFYKDSKELYEEMGNANQVETRLRFNNAGDHRLHCDYRVILLPDSVPSTASNNVVVTVKELFITPVISVRPHGSMIIEGDILDISCSVSGNLQNSSGLKVYLNKGQNLLSTGQSKANHSIRALAEHSGEFQCTLEMGNVVKQVTENVTITELFSQPVLTMYPTEVFEREKFTLTCRSTNYSSDRIRASDVKYSIYKDNYTLTPGSFNGIYVVPGVVRNSSGIYSCKADARMISKYSAKLPVHAKVLVSKPTLTAIGRVVVGKPFQVRCHSDRGSLPIEYTLWKKYSEVNSTTVQQPHHQAIFPITVQHYSDMQDYKCEARNNPKIDTVVSNKLNTTVIVPLFNPGLSVVPDLLEVTEGNEMYLICGVEGSPPVTFKWYRRGNVQPLFIANSTQSSESLQIKGVGNEHSGTYYCEAINYANMVRSQPVTVDVKMAMWKKGLIVACCLLVVAVLVLACVLRYNSKRGKRENAAELSVRSATL; encoded by the exons ATGTGGGAGCTCCAGCAGCCCTCAGTCAGGATGGTCACCCGACTACTACTGCTAACCTCCGTACTCCTCTCCACCT GCCAAGTGGCGGAATCGCAGGCAT TGTTCACAGGTGTCACCCTGACTCTCGAGCCCAGCAACGACGTCTCCCAGGGTACCAACGTGACGGTACGCTGCCAGGCCGTGGTCAGCAGCTCTGGGTTCCTGAACCGTAAATACACCATCTACAAGGACAACGCCGAGGTGCACACGGAGAGCATCACCACCGCAGAGGACCTAATCTACTCTCTGCGCATGGCCAGAGTGGCCAACACTGGGAAGTACAAATGCAAGGTGAACATACAGGACAAGGAGCTAAGCAGCAAGTCTGAGAAACTGACTGTGACAG GCCTGCAGACGCCAGTCCTCAGCGTCGACAAGCGTGTGTTCagcgagggagaggaggtgaCCGTTAGGTGTAAGGCCCCTGAGGAGTCCGGCACTATCGTCTTCTACTTCTACAAGGATTCCAAAGAGCTCTATGAGGAGATGGGCAACGCCAACCAG GTGGAGACTAGGCTGCGATTCAACAACGCTGGCGACCACAGGCTACACTGTGACTACAGGGTCATACTGCTGCCAGACTCGGTCCCGTCCACTGCCAGCAACAATGTGGTGGTCACTGTAAAAG AGCTGTTCATCACACCTGTAATCTCTGTCCGACCACACGGATCAATGATCATCGAAGGGGACATTCTGGACATCTCCTGCAGTGTCAGTGGTAACCTCCAGAACAGCTCCGGGCTCAAAGTCTACCTGAACAAGGGACAGAATCTGCTGAGTACTGGTCAAAGTAAAGCCAACCACAGCATAAGAGCCCTGGCCGAGCACTCTGGGGAGTTTCAGTGCACTTTGGAGATGGGAAATGTAGTCAAGCAAGTGACGGAAAACGTGACGATTACAG AACTGTTTTCCCAGCCAGTTCTGACCATGTATCCGACAGAGGTCTTTGAAAGGGAGAAATTCACGTTAACCTGCAGGAGTACCAACTACTCCTCTGACAGAATCAGAGCTTCGGATGTGAAGTACTCCATTTACAAGGACAATTACACACTGACGCCGGGCAGCTTCAATGGGATATATGTTGTCCCCGGGGTGGTACGGAACTCGAGTGGGATTTATTCATGTAAAGCAGATGCCAGGATGATCTCCAAGTACAGTGCAAAGCTGCCTGTCCATGCAAAAG TTCTTGTCAGTAAACCGACGTTAACGGCCATTGGCAGAGTGGTTGTGGGAAAGCCCTTCCAGGTACGCTGTCACTCAGACCGAGGCAGCCTACCCATCGAGTACACCTTGTGGAAGAAGTATTCTGAGGTTAACTCGACCACCGTGCAGCAGCCGCACCATCAGGCCATCTTCCCCATCACCGTCCAGCACTACAGCGACATGCAGGACTATAAATGCGAGGCGCGGAACAACCCCAAAATTGACACGGTGGTCAGCAACAAACTCAACACCACAGTCATAG TGCCTCTGTTCAATCCAGGACTCAGCGTCGTCCCAGATCTGTTGGAGGTCACAGAGGGAAATGAGATGTACCTGATCTGTGGGGTGGAAGGTTCCCCGCCCGTCACCTTTAAGTGGTACCGACGTGGGAACGTCCAGCCGCTTTTCATCGCCAACTCAACCCAATCCAGCGAGTCCCTCCAGATCAAAGGAGTGGGGAATGAGCACAGTGGCACCTACTACTGCGAGGCTATCAACTACGCTAACATGGTCCGGAGTCAGCCAGTCACCGTAGATG tgaaGATGGCAATGTGGAAGAAAGGTTTGATCGTGGCCTGCTGTCTGCTAGTGGTGGCTGTCCTAGTCCTCGCCTGCGTGCTGCGCTACAATTccaagagag GTAAAAGAGAGAACGCAGCTGAACTGTCAGT ACGCAGCGCCACCCTTTGA
- the pecam1b gene encoding platelet endothelial cell adhesion molecule isoform X4, with product MWELQQPSVRMVTRLLLLTSVLLSTCQVAESQALFTGVTLTLEPSNDVSQGTNVTVRCQAVVSSSGFLNRKYTIYKDNAEVHTESITTAEDLIYSLRMARVANTGKYKCKVNIQDKELSSKSEKLTVTGLQTPVLSVDKRVFSEGEEVTVRCKAPEESGTIVFYFYKDSKELYEEMGNANQVETRLRFNNAGDHRLHCDYRVILLPDSVPSTASNNVVVTVKELFITPVISVRPHGSMIIEGDILDISCSVSGNLQNSSGLKVYLNKGQNLLSTGQSKANHSIRALAEHSGEFQCTLEMGNVVKQVTENVTITELFSQPVLTMYPTEVFEREKFTLTCRSTNYSSDRIRASDVKYSIYKDNYTLTPGSFNGIYVVPGVVRNSSGIYSCKADARMISKYSAKLPVHAKVLVSKPTLTAIGRVVVGKPFQVRCHSDRGSLPIEYTLWKKYSEVNSTTVQQPHHQAIFPITVQHYSDMQDYKCEARNNPKIDTVVSNKLNTTVIVPLFNPGLSVVPDLLEVTEGNEMYLICGVEGSPPVTFKWYRRGNVQPLFIANSTQSSESLQIKGVGNEHSGTYYCEAINYANMVRSQPVTVDVKMAMWKKGLIVACCLLVVAVLVLACVLRYNSKRDAAPPFDGMEGRATNGTRDSVASLPAGISNRSSYSLPATV from the exons ATGTGGGAGCTCCAGCAGCCCTCAGTCAGGATGGTCACCCGACTACTACTGCTAACCTCCGTACTCCTCTCCACCT GCCAAGTGGCGGAATCGCAGGCAT TGTTCACAGGTGTCACCCTGACTCTCGAGCCCAGCAACGACGTCTCCCAGGGTACCAACGTGACGGTACGCTGCCAGGCCGTGGTCAGCAGCTCTGGGTTCCTGAACCGTAAATACACCATCTACAAGGACAACGCCGAGGTGCACACGGAGAGCATCACCACCGCAGAGGACCTAATCTACTCTCTGCGCATGGCCAGAGTGGCCAACACTGGGAAGTACAAATGCAAGGTGAACATACAGGACAAGGAGCTAAGCAGCAAGTCTGAGAAACTGACTGTGACAG GCCTGCAGACGCCAGTCCTCAGCGTCGACAAGCGTGTGTTCagcgagggagaggaggtgaCCGTTAGGTGTAAGGCCCCTGAGGAGTCCGGCACTATCGTCTTCTACTTCTACAAGGATTCCAAAGAGCTCTATGAGGAGATGGGCAACGCCAACCAG GTGGAGACTAGGCTGCGATTCAACAACGCTGGCGACCACAGGCTACACTGTGACTACAGGGTCATACTGCTGCCAGACTCGGTCCCGTCCACTGCCAGCAACAATGTGGTGGTCACTGTAAAAG AGCTGTTCATCACACCTGTAATCTCTGTCCGACCACACGGATCAATGATCATCGAAGGGGACATTCTGGACATCTCCTGCAGTGTCAGTGGTAACCTCCAGAACAGCTCCGGGCTCAAAGTCTACCTGAACAAGGGACAGAATCTGCTGAGTACTGGTCAAAGTAAAGCCAACCACAGCATAAGAGCCCTGGCCGAGCACTCTGGGGAGTTTCAGTGCACTTTGGAGATGGGAAATGTAGTCAAGCAAGTGACGGAAAACGTGACGATTACAG AACTGTTTTCCCAGCCAGTTCTGACCATGTATCCGACAGAGGTCTTTGAAAGGGAGAAATTCACGTTAACCTGCAGGAGTACCAACTACTCCTCTGACAGAATCAGAGCTTCGGATGTGAAGTACTCCATTTACAAGGACAATTACACACTGACGCCGGGCAGCTTCAATGGGATATATGTTGTCCCCGGGGTGGTACGGAACTCGAGTGGGATTTATTCATGTAAAGCAGATGCCAGGATGATCTCCAAGTACAGTGCAAAGCTGCCTGTCCATGCAAAAG TTCTTGTCAGTAAACCGACGTTAACGGCCATTGGCAGAGTGGTTGTGGGAAAGCCCTTCCAGGTACGCTGTCACTCAGACCGAGGCAGCCTACCCATCGAGTACACCTTGTGGAAGAAGTATTCTGAGGTTAACTCGACCACCGTGCAGCAGCCGCACCATCAGGCCATCTTCCCCATCACCGTCCAGCACTACAGCGACATGCAGGACTATAAATGCGAGGCGCGGAACAACCCCAAAATTGACACGGTGGTCAGCAACAAACTCAACACCACAGTCATAG TGCCTCTGTTCAATCCAGGACTCAGCGTCGTCCCAGATCTGTTGGAGGTCACAGAGGGAAATGAGATGTACCTGATCTGTGGGGTGGAAGGTTCCCCGCCCGTCACCTTTAAGTGGTACCGACGTGGGAACGTCCAGCCGCTTTTCATCGCCAACTCAACCCAATCCAGCGAGTCCCTCCAGATCAAAGGAGTGGGGAATGAGCACAGTGGCACCTACTACTGCGAGGCTATCAACTACGCTAACATGGTCCGGAGTCAGCCAGTCACCGTAGATG tgaaGATGGCAATGTGGAAGAAAGGTTTGATCGTGGCCTGCTGTCTGCTAGTGGTGGCTGTCCTAGTCCTCGCCTGCGTGCTGCGCTACAATTccaagagag ACGCAGCGCCACCCTTTGACGGCATGGAGGGGAGAGCGACCAATGGGACGCGAGATAGTGTGGCATCACTTCCTGCTGGCATCAGCAACAGGAGCAGCTACAGTCTCCCAGCAACAGTGTAG
- the pecam1b gene encoding platelet endothelial cell adhesion molecule isoform X7 — protein sequence MWELQQPSVRMVTRLLLLTSVLLSTCQVAESQALFTGVTLTLEPSNDVSQGTNVTVRCQAVVSSSGFLNRKYTIYKDNAEVHTESITTAEDLIYSLRMARVANTGKYKCKVNIQDKELSSKSEKLTVTGLQTPVLSVDKRVFSEGEEVTVRCKAPEESGTIVFYFYKDSKELYEEMGNANQVETRLRFNNAGDHRLHCDYRVILLPDSVPSTASNNVVVTVKELFITPVISVRPHGSMIIEGDILDISCSVSGNLQNSSGLKVYLNKGQNLLSTGQSKANHSIRALAEHSGEFQCTLEMGNVVKQVTENVTITELFSQPVLTMYPTEVFEREKFTLTCRSTNYSSDRIRASDVKYSIYKDNYTLTPGSFNGIYVVPGVVRNSSGIYSCKADARMISKYSAKLPVHAKVLVSKPTLTAIGRVVVGKPFQVRCHSDRGSLPIEYTLWKKYSEVNSTTVQQPHHQAIFPITVQHYSDMQDYKCEARNNPKIDTVVSNKLNTTVIVPLFNPGLSVVPDLLEVTEGNEMYLICGVEGSPPVTFKWYRRGNVQPLFIANSTQSSESLQIKGVGNEHSGTYYCEAINYANMVRSQPVTVDVKMAMWKKGLIVACCLLVVAVLVLACVLRYNSKRGRETYSPPATQAFAGV from the exons ATGTGGGAGCTCCAGCAGCCCTCAGTCAGGATGGTCACCCGACTACTACTGCTAACCTCCGTACTCCTCTCCACCT GCCAAGTGGCGGAATCGCAGGCAT TGTTCACAGGTGTCACCCTGACTCTCGAGCCCAGCAACGACGTCTCCCAGGGTACCAACGTGACGGTACGCTGCCAGGCCGTGGTCAGCAGCTCTGGGTTCCTGAACCGTAAATACACCATCTACAAGGACAACGCCGAGGTGCACACGGAGAGCATCACCACCGCAGAGGACCTAATCTACTCTCTGCGCATGGCCAGAGTGGCCAACACTGGGAAGTACAAATGCAAGGTGAACATACAGGACAAGGAGCTAAGCAGCAAGTCTGAGAAACTGACTGTGACAG GCCTGCAGACGCCAGTCCTCAGCGTCGACAAGCGTGTGTTCagcgagggagaggaggtgaCCGTTAGGTGTAAGGCCCCTGAGGAGTCCGGCACTATCGTCTTCTACTTCTACAAGGATTCCAAAGAGCTCTATGAGGAGATGGGCAACGCCAACCAG GTGGAGACTAGGCTGCGATTCAACAACGCTGGCGACCACAGGCTACACTGTGACTACAGGGTCATACTGCTGCCAGACTCGGTCCCGTCCACTGCCAGCAACAATGTGGTGGTCACTGTAAAAG AGCTGTTCATCACACCTGTAATCTCTGTCCGACCACACGGATCAATGATCATCGAAGGGGACATTCTGGACATCTCCTGCAGTGTCAGTGGTAACCTCCAGAACAGCTCCGGGCTCAAAGTCTACCTGAACAAGGGACAGAATCTGCTGAGTACTGGTCAAAGTAAAGCCAACCACAGCATAAGAGCCCTGGCCGAGCACTCTGGGGAGTTTCAGTGCACTTTGGAGATGGGAAATGTAGTCAAGCAAGTGACGGAAAACGTGACGATTACAG AACTGTTTTCCCAGCCAGTTCTGACCATGTATCCGACAGAGGTCTTTGAAAGGGAGAAATTCACGTTAACCTGCAGGAGTACCAACTACTCCTCTGACAGAATCAGAGCTTCGGATGTGAAGTACTCCATTTACAAGGACAATTACACACTGACGCCGGGCAGCTTCAATGGGATATATGTTGTCCCCGGGGTGGTACGGAACTCGAGTGGGATTTATTCATGTAAAGCAGATGCCAGGATGATCTCCAAGTACAGTGCAAAGCTGCCTGTCCATGCAAAAG TTCTTGTCAGTAAACCGACGTTAACGGCCATTGGCAGAGTGGTTGTGGGAAAGCCCTTCCAGGTACGCTGTCACTCAGACCGAGGCAGCCTACCCATCGAGTACACCTTGTGGAAGAAGTATTCTGAGGTTAACTCGACCACCGTGCAGCAGCCGCACCATCAGGCCATCTTCCCCATCACCGTCCAGCACTACAGCGACATGCAGGACTATAAATGCGAGGCGCGGAACAACCCCAAAATTGACACGGTGGTCAGCAACAAACTCAACACCACAGTCATAG TGCCTCTGTTCAATCCAGGACTCAGCGTCGTCCCAGATCTGTTGGAGGTCACAGAGGGAAATGAGATGTACCTGATCTGTGGGGTGGAAGGTTCCCCGCCCGTCACCTTTAAGTGGTACCGACGTGGGAACGTCCAGCCGCTTTTCATCGCCAACTCAACCCAATCCAGCGAGTCCCTCCAGATCAAAGGAGTGGGGAATGAGCACAGTGGCACCTACTACTGCGAGGCTATCAACTACGCTAACATGGTCCGGAGTCAGCCAGTCACCGTAGATG tgaaGATGGCAATGTGGAAGAAAGGTTTGATCGTGGCCTGCTGTCTGCTAGTGGTGGCTGTCCTAGTCCTCGCCTGCGTGCTGCGCTACAATTccaagagaggtagagagacctACAGTCCCCCAGCAACACAGGCCTTTGCTGGTGTCTGA